A region of Laribacter hongkongensis DSM 14985 DNA encodes the following proteins:
- a CDS encoding DNA-binding protein, producing the protein MTVVNKTHFSAVELAAMKIAGLPATERGIRLCAERDGWQWQRKNKGKGFEYAITSLPQEAQAEIRRRQAQELLESSAASITLPGKGRSARREEQLNLTLTTVERLTSKQRAVAEARCALVGEVRKLSRVMGVKAAWQHVVDAAKHNALPFPLQQLVYVANARSNQERTFSVRSMSRWWTLFHSTESPSERLRRLAPQVREAEQAMPWWQDRRHDQSLPAGRFRGDGIRHAGREIHRRSHRQ; encoded by the coding sequence ATGACTGTTGTCAACAAGACCCATTTCAGCGCGGTCGAGTTGGCTGCAATGAAGATTGCCGGTCTGCCCGCAACGGAACGCGGAATCCGGCTTTGTGCGGAGCGTGATGGTTGGCAATGGCAACGAAAGAATAAGGGCAAAGGGTTTGAATACGCCATCACCAGCCTCCCTCAAGAAGCCCAGGCCGAAATCCGCCGCCGTCAGGCTCAGGAACTGCTGGAATCGTCGGCAGCCAGCATCACTCTGCCAGGAAAGGGGCGTTCTGCCCGGCGCGAGGAGCAACTGAACTTGACGCTGACCACGGTCGAGCGGCTGACCAGCAAACAACGCGCTGTCGCCGAAGCCCGCTGCGCCCTGGTGGGCGAAGTCCGGAAATTGAGCCGGGTCATGGGCGTAAAGGCTGCGTGGCAGCATGTCGTCGACGCGGCAAAACACAATGCCTTGCCATTCCCGTTGCAGCAACTGGTCTACGTGGCCAATGCGCGCAGCAATCAGGAGCGGACTTTTTCCGTTCGTTCCATGTCGCGCTGGTGGACTCTCTTTCATTCAACCGAAAGCCCGTCCGAACGCCTGCGCCGGCTGGCTCCGCAGGTCCGTGAGGCCGAGCAGGCCATGCCGTGGTGGCAGGATCGACGGCACGACCAAAGCCTTCCGGCTGGTCGCTTCAGAGGGGATGGAATTCGACACGCCGGCCGCGAAATTCACCGGCGCAGTCACCGTCAATGA
- a CDS encoding DUF4224 domain-containing protein, protein MVDTDPLFLTTEEVALLTGRKFKSKQIEALRQMLIPFRINANGRPIVTRAAIEGRQQKEIATTKKWQPSALPH, encoded by the coding sequence ATGGTTGACACAGATCCACTATTTCTAACCACTGAAGAAGTAGCGCTATTGACAGGTCGAAAATTCAAATCAAAGCAGATTGAAGCCCTGCGCCAGATGCTCATTCCATTTCGCATCAATGCAAATGGAAGACCAATTGTTACAAGAGCAGCAATTGAAGGAAGACAACAAAAAGAAATCGCCACAACAAAAAAATGGCAACCCAGTGCACTACCACATTAA
- the bet gene encoding phage recombination protein Bet, with translation MSTALTTLTSKLAAKFDMGDGTELVSTLKQTAFKGQVTDAQMTALLIVANQYGLNPWTKEIYAFPDKNNGIVPVVGVDGWSRIINGDPNFDGMEFEQNAESCTCRIFRKDRGRPISVTEWMDECKRETGPWKSHPKRMLRHKAMIQCARLAFGFAGIYDQDEAERIAEKDVTPPKQAYEKVTQGDTSNPRRNELLAKANEIAETGDVDGLREYFRSLGKEDRLLIGTDEMSRMGELAARNGDLKEEQATNGRIIEGELVEGE, from the coding sequence ATGTCCACCGCACTCACCACGCTGACCAGCAAGCTCGCCGCAAAATTCGACATGGGCGACGGCACCGAGCTGGTCTCAACCCTCAAGCAGACGGCATTCAAGGGTCAGGTGACTGACGCACAGATGACCGCGCTGCTGATCGTCGCCAACCAGTACGGGCTGAACCCGTGGACCAAGGAAATCTACGCCTTCCCTGACAAAAACAACGGCATCGTGCCGGTGGTCGGCGTGGATGGCTGGAGCCGCATCATCAACGGCGACCCGAACTTCGACGGCATGGAGTTTGAACAGAACGCCGAGAGCTGCACTTGCCGCATCTTCCGCAAGGATCGTGGCCGCCCGATCAGCGTGACCGAGTGGATGGACGAGTGCAAACGCGAGACAGGACCGTGGAAATCGCACCCCAAGCGCATGCTGCGCCACAAGGCCATGATCCAGTGCGCCCGCCTCGCATTCGGCTTTGCCGGCATCTACGACCAGGACGAAGCCGAGCGTATTGCCGAAAAGGACGTGACGCCGCCCAAACAGGCGTACGAGAAGGTCACCCAAGGCGACACCAGCAATCCGCGCCGGAATGAACTGCTGGCCAAGGCCAACGAGATTGCCGAAACCGGCGACGTGGACGGCCTACGCGAATATTTCCGCTCGCTCGGCAAGGAGGATCGTCTGCTGATTGGCACCGACGAAATGAGCCGGATGGGTGAGCTGGCGGCCAGGAACGGCGACCTCAAAGAGGAGCAGGCCACCAATGGCAGGATCATCGAAGGCGAGCTGGTGGAAGGAGAATGA
- a CDS encoding transcriptional regulator, whose translation MTNPLSPQEAVRHAAELAGGFEELGKHLNRTKGAVHQWTLPGRQVPAEHCPDIERISNGLVLCEQLRPDVSWWVVRRKRRKSSTGSVVAAVPLKRKRNNQ comes from the coding sequence ATGACGAATCCTTTGTCGCCACAAGAGGCTGTACGGCACGCCGCAGAGCTTGCCGGTGGGTTTGAGGAGTTAGGCAAACACCTGAACCGAACCAAAGGAGCCGTTCATCAATGGACTCTACCTGGCCGGCAGGTTCCCGCCGAGCACTGTCCAGACATTGAGCGCATCTCAAATGGCTTGGTTCTTTGTGAGCAGTTACGGCCGGACGTGAGCTGGTGGGTTGTTCGTCGCAAGCGCCGTAAATCTTCCACTGGCTCTGTTGTGGCTGCGGTGCCACTCAAGAGAAAGAGGAATAACCAATGA
- a CDS encoding tyrosine-type recombinase/integrase, with product MKDVLPIKGDKTQRENLRELGRLQEFFCNPTPAPLDEIEPMHIRMYLDMRKNAPVAANREKALLSHVWNKAREWGYTSMANPCTGIKGFTEAGRDIYIEDSVYQAVYSAGDVALRDAMDLAYLTGQRPADVLALTESDIKNGEVCIQQNKTSKKLRITIQGELATLIDRITKRKSILPLKSINLIITENGSGLTRGALRSRFDKARELAAKTHPELASSITAFQFRDLRAKAGTDKAESAGDIRQAQKQLGHSSVKMTEQYVRDRKGDKVGPTR from the coding sequence ATGAAAGATGTACTCCCCATAAAAGGAGATAAAACACAACGTGAAAACCTGAGAGAGCTTGGCAGATTACAGGAATTTTTCTGCAATCCAACTCCTGCTCCACTAGATGAAATTGAGCCAATGCATATCAGAATGTATCTTGACATGCGAAAAAATGCTCCTGTCGCAGCAAACAGAGAAAAAGCCTTACTCAGCCACGTATGGAACAAAGCGCGTGAATGGGGTTATACATCAATGGCAAACCCATGCACAGGAATCAAGGGCTTTACTGAGGCAGGTCGAGACATCTACATTGAAGACAGCGTCTATCAAGCTGTTTACAGTGCTGGGGATGTAGCGCTGCGCGACGCAATGGATTTAGCATACCTGACTGGTCAACGGCCAGCTGACGTGCTGGCATTGACAGAGAGTGACATTAAAAATGGCGAAGTTTGCATTCAACAAAACAAAACCAGCAAAAAATTGCGCATCACAATACAGGGTGAATTAGCTACGCTTATTGACCGCATAACCAAAAGAAAATCAATCCTGCCACTAAAATCAATAAATCTGATCATTACTGAGAATGGATCAGGGCTAACAAGGGGTGCATTGCGAAGTCGATTCGACAAGGCAAGGGAGTTGGCCGCCAAGACGCATCCAGAGCTTGCCTCATCAATCACTGCATTTCAGTTTCGTGACCTTAGAGCAAAAGCGGGAACTGACAAGGCGGAATCTGCCGGAGATATTCGCCAAGCGCAGAAACAGCTTGGTCACAGCTCGGTAAAAATGACCGAGCAATACGTTCGTGACAGGAAGGGTGACAAGGTCGGACCAACACGATAA
- a CDS encoding single-stranded DNA-binding protein has translation MASVNKVILVGNLGRDPEVRYMPNGEAVCTFSIATTDNWKDKSGQRQERTEWHSIILYRRLAEIAGEYLRKGRPVYIEGRIRSRKYTGKDGVERTAFEIEATELQMLGGREESGSNARQERSEPAPPPRRHDPKPSSNFNGMDDDIPFAPLGLQYRFGLHCI, from the coding sequence ATGGCATCCGTCAACAAAGTCATCCTCGTCGGCAACCTCGGGCGTGACCCGGAAGTGCGCTACATGCCCAACGGCGAAGCCGTCTGCACTTTCAGCATCGCCACCACGGACAACTGGAAGGACAAGAGCGGCCAGAGGCAGGAGCGTACCGAGTGGCACAGCATCATCCTGTATCGCCGGCTGGCCGAGATTGCAGGCGAGTATCTGAGAAAAGGCCGCCCGGTCTACATCGAGGGCCGCATCCGCTCGCGCAAGTACACGGGCAAGGATGGCGTCGAGCGCACGGCATTTGAAATCGAGGCAACCGAGCTGCAAATGCTTGGAGGACGGGAGGAATCTGGCAGCAATGCCCGGCAAGAACGTAGCGAACCTGCACCGCCTCCGCGCCGGCATGATCCGAAGCCATCCAGCAACTTCAACGGCATGGACGACGACATACCGTTCGCGCCGCTCGGCCTGCAATACCGGTTTGGCCTGCACTGCATTTGA
- a CDS encoding phage GP46 family protein, with protein sequence MDASIDPFTRDYTGQRIATLTNAVHLRLDTPLGSWWADLALGPRLHELARAKDLSRIDLLARQYTEQALAPLLKDGRATRIGVTTSRPQPGWLWLQIEVEDASGQVDHFRHPVRVGG encoded by the coding sequence ATGGACGCTTCTATCGACCCCTTCACCCGCGACTACACCGGCCAGCGCATTGCCACGCTGACCAATGCCGTCCACTTGCGGCTGGATACGCCGCTGGGCAGCTGGTGGGCTGATCTGGCGCTGGGGCCGCGTCTGCATGAGCTGGCCCGCGCCAAAGACCTGAGCCGCATCGACCTGCTGGCCCGCCAGTACACCGAGCAGGCACTGGCGCCGCTGCTGAAAGACGGCCGCGCCACCCGCATCGGCGTCACCACATCGCGCCCGCAACCGGGCTGGCTGTGGTTGCAGATCGAAGTCGAGGATGCCAGCGGTCAGGTCGACCATTTCCGGCATCCGGTCAGGGTGGGCGGCTGA
- a CDS encoding XRE family transcriptional regulator — protein sequence MSRGGVQGFQKDRLDQILAARRLTQVQLASMVGVSPPTISKWRTGMQVPERDALERLASVVNVTPEWFTRLPGAKLSLPLFRSNASAHVAARAMLGARLEWAQDVAVSLMEYVDYPDVNLPSRNYADPEEITNEDIEKAASECRDLWRLGRSAIQDLALAAEGAGVIVIREETGIAQIEGLSAWSTELQRPLILLSADKNNGYRSRFDLAHEIGHLVLHRHIRRTTDNARHKMMEAQAHRFAGAFLLPAETFASEVRMPPTLDDLLLLKRRWGVSAAAIIMRLKALELLDEDGALTLFKRRSARWGAKSEPGDEDRRPEQPRLLRRTIDLLVEEKVMPIEAIPRHIGLAAGDIESLAGLPEGYFQGKTNIVEFSRLKVTNRPDAHYLANTNEVVPFRRFSKS from the coding sequence ATGAGCAGGGGCGGTGTACAAGGTTTTCAGAAAGATCGACTTGACCAAATTCTTGCGGCACGTCGTCTGACTCAAGTTCAGTTGGCCTCGATGGTCGGTGTGTCACCACCAACCATCAGCAAGTGGCGCACAGGGATGCAAGTGCCAGAACGTGACGCGCTTGAACGCCTTGCAAGCGTAGTTAATGTCACGCCTGAATGGTTTACACGCTTACCGGGAGCGAAGTTGTCGCTGCCGCTATTTCGCAGCAATGCATCTGCACACGTAGCTGCACGAGCCATGCTGGGGGCTCGCCTTGAATGGGCGCAAGACGTCGCGGTATCCCTGATGGAGTACGTTGACTACCCTGATGTCAATTTACCTTCTCGGAATTATGCCGATCCGGAAGAGATCACCAATGAGGACATAGAGAAAGCGGCCAGTGAATGCCGGGATCTTTGGCGTCTAGGCCGTTCAGCAATTCAAGACTTAGCGCTGGCGGCGGAAGGCGCTGGGGTTATCGTGATCCGGGAAGAAACCGGCATTGCTCAAATCGAAGGGTTGTCGGCCTGGAGTACAGAGCTACAGAGACCGCTCATTCTTTTGTCTGCCGATAAAAACAATGGGTATCGCAGTCGTTTCGATCTTGCCCATGAGATCGGGCATCTAGTCCTACATCGTCATATTCGGCGTACAACAGATAATGCACGCCACAAAATGATGGAAGCCCAGGCACACCGTTTTGCAGGTGCGTTTTTGCTGCCGGCAGAAACGTTCGCCAGCGAAGTTCGCATGCCACCGACTCTGGATGACTTGCTACTACTGAAGCGCCGTTGGGGCGTATCTGCAGCAGCGATCATCATGCGGCTGAAAGCGCTGGAGTTACTAGATGAAGATGGTGCTTTGACGCTTTTCAAACGTCGCTCTGCTCGATGGGGTGCAAAATCGGAGCCGGGAGATGAGGATCGTCGACCAGAGCAGCCTCGCTTGCTTCGCCGAACCATTGATTTGTTAGTCGAAGAAAAGGTCATGCCAATTGAAGCCATACCGAGGCACATCGGGCTGGCAGCGGGTGACATTGAATCTCTAGCCGGATTGCCTGAAGGTTACTTCCAAGGAAAAACCAATATCGTGGAATTTTCGCGACTGAAAGTAACCAATAGGCCGGATGCGCATTATTTAGCCAACACTAATGAAGTGGTACCGTTCCGCCGTTTTTCTAAATCCTGA
- a CDS encoding replicative DNA helicase, which yields MIRETMDTPVMPMSMEAEQGVLGGLLLDNRKWELVADLVTADMFSAESHADIFETIKSRIDAGEPADVLTVSESLDAAGGHRTIAYLAELAQNTPSAANIAFYARIVRDRSAQRRMVDAGMQVMEIASDLSIGSLDERMALAASVLERIQTHGEVKDGAEIGMADAMQAALGKILSRIDSDGALGGLPTGMAALDDAIDGLHPGELIVVAGRPSMGKSCLAEMIARTNAKARRAVRFHTYEMPACDVVMRSAAADMGIPLENIRKARMEHHELDRFMVFSSRQEGWQIVFDEDTGANVDRIAMRARRQKRKSGLDLLVVDHLHLMPYRGDNETRGLGEITSSLKRLARDLQIPVVLVAQLNREAGKNAGRRPTLTDLRGSGAIEQDADVIVFCHRPHYYDDSKPASEAELIVAKSRNGPVGTLGVGWRGDFVRFQDQPDYDWQPAPRAVARQREEEYL from the coding sequence ATGATCCGCGAAACCATGGATACCCCGGTCATGCCGATGAGCATGGAAGCAGAGCAAGGTGTGTTGGGTGGCCTGCTGTTGGACAACCGGAAATGGGAGCTGGTGGCTGATCTGGTGACGGCGGACATGTTCAGTGCCGAGAGTCATGCCGACATTTTCGAGACGATCAAATCGCGCATTGACGCAGGCGAGCCCGCCGACGTGCTGACGGTGTCGGAGTCGCTGGATGCCGCTGGCGGTCACCGGACGATTGCTTACCTGGCCGAACTGGCCCAGAACACTCCGAGTGCTGCGAATATCGCGTTCTACGCCCGCATCGTTCGTGACCGGTCGGCCCAGCGCCGCATGGTGGACGCCGGCATGCAGGTCATGGAGATTGCCTCTGATCTGTCGATCGGTTCTCTGGACGAGCGCATGGCACTTGCTGCCTCGGTGCTGGAACGTATCCAGACCCATGGCGAGGTGAAGGATGGTGCAGAAATCGGCATGGCCGATGCCATGCAGGCCGCGCTAGGCAAGATCCTGTCCCGCATCGATTCAGACGGTGCGCTGGGCGGTCTGCCGACCGGCATGGCTGCGCTGGACGATGCCATTGATGGCCTGCATCCCGGCGAACTGATCGTGGTGGCCGGCCGGCCCTCGATGGGCAAGTCCTGTCTTGCCGAGATGATTGCCCGGACCAACGCCAAGGCACGGCGCGCAGTCCGCTTCCACACCTACGAAATGCCGGCCTGCGACGTGGTGATGCGCAGTGCAGCAGCAGACATGGGCATCCCGCTGGAAAACATCCGCAAGGCCCGGATGGAGCATCACGAACTGGACCGGTTCATGGTGTTCAGCAGCCGGCAGGAGGGCTGGCAGATCGTGTTCGACGAGGACACCGGTGCCAATGTCGACCGGATTGCCATGCGGGCCCGGCGCCAGAAGCGCAAAAGCGGGCTGGACCTGCTGGTGGTCGACCACCTGCACCTGATGCCGTACCGGGGAGACAACGAAACCCGGGGTCTTGGGGAAATCACGTCGTCGCTCAAACGACTGGCCCGCGACCTCCAGATCCCGGTGGTACTGGTGGCCCAGCTGAACCGGGAGGCTGGCAAGAATGCCGGCCGCCGCCCGACGTTGACGGACCTGCGCGGTTCCGGGGCCATCGAACAGGATGCTGACGTGATCGTGTTTTGCCATCGCCCGCATTACTACGACGACAGCAAACCGGCCAGCGAGGCCGAACTGATTGTGGCCAAAAGCCGCAATGGCCCGGTCGGCACGCTTGGGGTGGGATGGCGTGGTGACTTCGTGAGGTTCCAGGACCAGCCGGATTACGACTGGCAGCCCGCTCCCCGGGCAGTCGCCAGGCAGCGCGAGGAGGAATACCTGTGA
- a CDS encoding lambda exonuclease family protein, whose protein sequence is MKQRTEEWFAARLGKVTASRVADVMAKTKSGYAASRQNYMAELICQRLTGTQEIRFSNAAMLRGTDLEPHARALYIIETGEIVTETGLVDHPTIVGFGASPDGLVGDTGLIEIKCPNTWTHIETIKTGKPKPEYIKQMQTQMACTGRQWCDFVSYDDRLPDDMQYFCTRIERDDALIAEIETEVSAFLAELEAEIEYLKRKAA, encoded by the coding sequence ATGAAACAACGCACCGAAGAATGGTTTGCCGCCCGCCTCGGCAAGGTGACCGCCAGCCGCGTGGCCGATGTGATGGCAAAAACCAAGTCCGGCTATGCAGCCAGCCGGCAAAACTACATGGCCGAGCTGATCTGCCAGCGCCTGACGGGAACACAGGAAATCCGGTTCAGCAATGCCGCCATGCTGCGCGGCACCGATCTGGAACCCCATGCCCGCGCCCTCTACATCATCGAAACCGGCGAAATCGTGACCGAAACCGGCCTTGTCGACCACCCGACCATTGTCGGATTCGGGGCCAGCCCGGACGGACTGGTCGGCGACACCGGCCTGATCGAGATCAAGTGCCCGAATACCTGGACGCACATTGAAACCATCAAGACCGGCAAGCCGAAACCGGAATACATCAAGCAGATGCAGACGCAGATGGCCTGCACAGGCCGTCAGTGGTGCGACTTTGTCAGCTACGACGACCGACTGCCGGACGACATGCAGTATTTCTGCACCCGCATCGAGCGCGACGACGCGCTGATTGCCGAGATCGAAACCGAGGTTTCCGCATTTCTGGCCGAACTGGAAGCCGAAATCGAATACCTGAAACGAAAGGCCGCCTAA
- a CDS encoding DUF1064 domain-containing protein produces MAGEGEMKPRIQALGRLKAGQMNKTEAAYAAELQARQVAGEVAWYRFEGIKLRLADNTFFTPDFAVMLADGQMEAHEVKGFWQDDARVKIKVAAEQYPFRFIAVTAKTKKAGGGWSREVFE; encoded by the coding sequence ATGGCGGGAGAAGGTGAAATGAAGCCGCGCATACAGGCTCTGGGCCGGCTCAAGGCCGGGCAGATGAACAAGACTGAGGCTGCTTACGCCGCCGAGCTTCAGGCCCGACAGGTTGCCGGGGAAGTAGCGTGGTACCGGTTTGAAGGCATCAAGCTGCGCCTCGCCGACAACACGTTCTTCACGCCAGATTTTGCCGTGATGCTGGCCGATGGGCAGATGGAGGCGCACGAGGTCAAAGGATTCTGGCAGGACGATGCCCGCGTGAAGATCAAGGTTGCCGCCGAGCAGTATCCGTTCCGCTTCATCGCAGTCACGGCGAAGACAAAGAAGGCCGGGGGAGGGTGGTCAAGGGAGGTATTTGAATGA
- a CDS encoding LexA family protein — MIESTENISRKYSFAMLYGQQYIDLTRVDFLYNQRMKINEWVRIARANAKLTQQQLADVLGCTKANVSAWENGRHEPSYMQMMSISALSNTPLPYDKNVAPGPFVGGEVPIISWVQAGNFESVVDNFQPGFAEETITATVQVRRHTYALRVHGDSMEPDFKEGDILIVEPEMEAVHGSYVIAKNGDNEATFKKLVQDGGDWYLKPLNPAYPMKSLDGSIKIVGVVRQRVSKFC; from the coding sequence ATGATTGAAAGTACAGAAAATATTTCTAGAAAGTATAGTTTTGCCATGCTCTATGGTCAACAATATATAGACCTCACGCGTGTAGATTTTCTCTACAATCAAAGGATGAAAATCAATGAATGGGTTCGTATTGCACGAGCCAACGCCAAGCTGACCCAGCAGCAGCTGGCCGATGTGCTTGGCTGCACAAAAGCAAATGTCTCCGCTTGGGAAAATGGGAGACATGAGCCTAGCTATATGCAAATGATGTCTATTAGCGCCCTATCGAATACGCCTCTTCCTTATGACAAGAACGTGGCGCCAGGACCATTTGTTGGCGGAGAAGTGCCTATTATTTCTTGGGTTCAAGCAGGTAATTTCGAATCAGTGGTAGACAACTTTCAGCCAGGTTTTGCAGAGGAAACTATTACTGCAACTGTGCAGGTCAGGCGTCATACATACGCGCTCCGTGTCCACGGAGACAGCATGGAACCGGACTTCAAAGAGGGAGACATATTAATTGTCGAGCCCGAAATGGAAGCGGTACATGGCTCATACGTGATCGCCAAGAATGGTGATAATGAGGCTACGTTCAAAAAACTGGTTCAGGATGGTGGGGATTGGTACTTGAAACCCCTGAATCCTGCTTACCCCATGAAGTCTCTCGACGGGAGCATAAAAATTGTTGGTGTAGTCAGACAGCGAGTAAGCAAATTCTGCTAA
- a CDS encoding YmfQ family protein, whose translation MSGHAGLLARLLPPVSYDPNGRHLVAGLTAEGRALDTAEASARRAAGGVTPFFAENLLPDWERVCGITPPAGAPYQQRLQAVQAKLAETGGLSIPYFTRLAAGLGYRIAIDEPGPFRAGISRAEDVLWTPDILWVWLVRIRGADSVRIYPFRAGVSVASERLTAFSDPVIEAVLRDLKPAHTFVYFAYEETA comes from the coding sequence ATGAGCGGGCATGCCGGACTGCTGGCCCGCCTGCTACCCCCGGTCAGCTACGACCCGAACGGCCGCCATCTGGTCGCCGGTCTGACCGCCGAGGGCCGGGCACTGGATACGGCCGAGGCCAGCGCCCGCCGGGCAGCCGGCGGCGTGACGCCGTTTTTTGCCGAAAACCTGCTGCCGGACTGGGAGCGCGTCTGCGGCATCACCCCACCGGCCGGCGCCCCCTATCAACAACGCCTGCAAGCCGTGCAGGCCAAGCTGGCCGAGACCGGTGGCCTGAGCATTCCTTACTTCACCCGGCTGGCTGCCGGGTTGGGCTACCGCATCGCCATCGACGAGCCCGGACCCTTCCGCGCCGGCATCAGCCGGGCCGAAGACGTCCTTTGGACCCCTGACATCCTGTGGGTGTGGCTGGTACGCATCCGGGGCGCGGACAGCGTGCGGATTTACCCGTTCCGGGCCGGTGTGTCAGTGGCCAGCGAACGGCTGACCGCATTCAGTGACCCGGTGATTGAAGCCGTACTGCGTGACCTCAAGCCCGCGCACACCTTTGTTTACTTCGCTTACGAGGAAACGGCATGA
- a CDS encoding CII family transcriptional regulator → MNQSSQEHAENTRNIEAALLRALAETGQSRVARTMGLDDATVSKMKGGEIMKMAGFLAALGMKPVKNTALTVERDDFMAMKRFACNWLMADISADEESKRG, encoded by the coding sequence ATGAACCAATCATCTCAAGAACACGCAGAAAACACCCGCAACATCGAAGCCGCATTGTTGCGCGCACTTGCCGAGACTGGCCAAAGCCGTGTGGCACGCACGATGGGGCTGGATGACGCAACCGTTTCCAAGATGAAGGGCGGGGAAATCATGAAGATGGCCGGTTTCCTTGCCGCTCTTGGCATGAAGCCGGTGAAGAACACGGCGCTCACTGTCGAGCGAGATGACTTCATGGCCATGAAGCGGTTTGCCTGCAACTGGCTGATGGCTGACATCTCGGCTGATGAAGAAAGCAAGAGGGGATGA
- a CDS encoding baseplate J/gp47 family protein, whose protein sequence is MAFPIPAFAAIRDALLRDIRNLLPEADTGPDSDNFVRATSVASAVEGLYQHQAWIVRQIFPDTADREYLELHALLRGLRRKPATAAQGVMRLQGAAGSFVPAGLVARLGERTWRTLGGGQVNEAGTLEVAAVADQPGTAGNAEAGALVELASPPSGVLGQATLVSMTGGVNEEADSELLARLLELIRRPPAGGNRYDYRRWAMEVPGVSAAFVYPLRRGLGTVDVVIVSADGLPSQETIKATQAHIDDLRPVTAKSSLVLAATEKPAAVTVRVKLDGLTLDAARAQIQAALAGYFALLAPGEVAVKSQLEALVSNIAGIVDRQMSAPAGNVVPVVDDRMVEWVRLGAVTVEQLP, encoded by the coding sequence ATGGCCTTCCCGATCCCGGCCTTTGCCGCCATCCGCGACGCGCTGCTGCGCGACATCCGCAACCTGCTACCCGAGGCCGATACCGGCCCGGACAGCGACAATTTTGTCCGCGCCACCTCGGTGGCCAGCGCCGTCGAGGGGCTGTACCAGCATCAGGCGTGGATCGTGCGGCAGATTTTCCCCGACACCGCCGACCGCGAATACCTGGAGCTGCATGCCCTGTTGCGCGGCCTGCGCCGCAAGCCGGCCACCGCCGCCCAGGGCGTCATGCGTCTGCAAGGTGCGGCCGGTAGCTTCGTCCCGGCCGGGCTGGTGGCAAGGCTCGGCGAGCGCACCTGGCGCACCCTCGGGGGCGGGCAGGTCAATGAGGCCGGCACACTGGAAGTCGCTGCCGTCGCCGACCAGCCCGGTACTGCCGGCAATGCCGAAGCCGGTGCGCTGGTCGAGCTGGCCTCGCCCCCGTCCGGGGTACTGGGTCAGGCCACCCTCGTCAGCATGACTGGAGGGGTAAACGAAGAGGCGGACAGCGAGCTGCTGGCCCGCCTGCTGGAACTGATCCGCCGCCCGCCTGCCGGCGGCAACCGCTACGACTACCGGCGCTGGGCCATGGAAGTGCCCGGCGTGTCGGCAGCCTTTGTCTACCCGCTGCGCCGGGGGCTCGGTACCGTCGATGTGGTGATCGTGTCGGCCGACGGCCTGCCGTCGCAGGAGACGATCAAGGCCACGCAGGCGCATATCGACGACCTGCGCCCGGTCACGGCCAAAAGTTCCCTTGTGCTGGCTGCCACGGAAAAACCGGCCGCCGTCACCGTGCGGGTCAAACTGGACGGCCTGACGCTGGATGCCGCCCGTGCCCAGATTCAGGCCGCACTGGCAGGCTACTTTGCCTTGCTCGCACCCGGCGAAGTAGCGGTCAAAAGCCAGCTGGAAGCACTGGTCTCCAACATTGCCGGCATCGTGGACCGGCAGATGAGCGCCCCGGCCGGCAATGTGGTGCCGGTGGTGGATGACCGCATGGTCGAGTGGGTCCGCCTCGGCGCCGTGACCGTGGAGCAGCTGCCATGA